The Rubricoccus marinus nucleotide sequence CTTCTGGACGGACCGCGTGTGGAGCCTTGAATCTGGTTCTTGCCCAACACCCAGCGCGAATGCCACGAGAGAGTCGAGTTCGGCCGGATCCGAAGCGATGTCCTCGTACCGAACGACCCGTAGCGAGTCTCCCATGTCGTCCTTAAATCTCAACAGGTTTCCGTAAGCTCGGACCCACTCACGCTCTCTGACTTCGGGTACGTAGCGCCAGCGGCTCCACATTGAGTAGAGCGTGTCGACAGGGTTGCGCACAAGCCCGACAAAACGGAACTCCACGTCGCTCAGTTCGCAAGAGGCCCTCCGCATCAGCGAGAGCGCGGAGCGTGAGTGGAGGTGATGCGGTGACTTTTCGAACAGCGCAGGCGCATATGCTTCGCACAACGCCCGCCACCCATCCAACACAAGCGCCTCATGATCTGAAGGAATGGAAAAACCAGGAACGTTTTCCCTCAGGAGATACTCTAGTTCCGCCCGCGCACGGCTCCGGGTATACGGGACGTCACGGCTATACCGCATGGCAGGTTGTTCCATCTCCAATACGGCAGCCGCTTTCATCCAGTATAGCGTCTCCTCCTCCATATGCGGAGTACTGCCTAGCGTCCGCGCACCAGCGCGAAGAAACTCACGCTGAACGGCGCTGGAGCCGGAGGACTTATCTGATAGGAGGATTATGGAGGTCATACTGCGGACGAGGCGGTCTCAATACGCATGGAGGCGTCGGCACTCTTCCACAATGCTATTTCCTCCTTAAACCTCCACCGCAGCAACCTGTCTTTGGCGTGGAGATACACCTTTGAGGAGGTCTTCTCCACGAGGAGACCACGCCCAATTGCCCAAGGCTTTATTTTAGTGAAATGCATAAATTTAACGCCGCTTTTCATAATATCACTATACATTTTCTTGTTTATATGTTTGTTTGAGATAATAAGATTCCACTTGGGATGAAGACACTCAACTGGAACACTATCGTCATTAAGATATTTGTTTATGACAGCCTGATCAGCAAAGTGACCAAACCTCATACCCCTCAACGTTTTTACTAAATTGCCAAACGTTTCCTTACATGGCCGCAACACCATAACGCCCGTGTTAAACATCATCCTTTGACCCACAGACGCCCCTACATTTTGCCCGTAATCTGGAGCCATTGCCCAAGGCTCGATATGTTCGAGAGGGCGCAGATCTCCAAGACACAACATATCAGCGTCTAGGTATACTAATTTTTCGTACTCGTCAAGGCCGAACAGGTAAAGCTTGTTCATATTGAACATCTTTTTTGCATTAAGACCAGTCCCGGCCCCCAAACCATCCAACTTGTCCAGGTTTATAACCCTAACCCCGGGTAACTGTCTGAGAGTACTCTCATTATTTGCAGACAGCCCACGAGAAAGTACGACGAGCTTGAAACTTTCTAGCTGAGAGTTATATATTATACTTTTGTACAGACATAATATACCTGGAAAAAAACAGATCATTCGTATAACTAGCGAACGTAATCATTACTTTTTACCCCCACTGCTCTGCAGAGTTGCCCGATTCGGTTCCTCCGCCACTATGCCTATATGCGCAGGCCTAGTATGTAAGGCCTCTGACGTCACTACGGCGAAGTTCGGGAGCTGAACGTTCATCCTCAGGTAGTCGTACACGTCTTCGATCCCAGGCCGTATAGCCTCTGGCATATACGGAAACGCAATGTCGAGAGCGAGAACATCGCATCTTCCACCGAAGAGCATGGCAGCATTCGGCAGGAATGAGGAGTAGAACCCGATCACGTGGCGGGGAACGACCCCACGGTGCGCGAGGGCGACCTCCAACGCCTCTGGCGGCCGCCACGTCCTGCATCCTAGTGCAGACTCAATAGCCGCGATGACGCTCGCGCTTTCTTTCCCATGGGGGACGTAGGTGATGGGGGTACGGGCCCATTCCTGAATGCCCTCAAGGTGTGTAATGTAGTCATCAAGGTCTATCCAACCGTAGTCGACGTATGGCCCCCCAATGATGAGCGCCTCATTTGCGGTCGTCACAGACCTGAGTTTCGCCCCCAGAACGGAGTACTCATTGTGTCGGAGTGTCCACGACGGGGGTAGATCTACGTCGTAAATGGTGAACAGCGTTCCACGTGTGGGGTACCGCGTATCCAGCCGCAAGCCTTTTTCTACCACTCTGGCCAAGACACTTTGTATGGGTTGGTCTCGGAGCCGCTGGGCAACGACGATGGTAGCCGTCCCGTCATCGATCAATACCAACTCGGCAGGGTCGAGCGCGTTGGCGACATGGCGGAGCCTACGGTCCAAGATGTTACCGAGAACTAAGCGTCCGCCCTTTAGGTCTGGTGGCAGCAACTGCGCGAACATCCGGACGTGGTCAACCGTTCGGCTCGCTCGGCCTAAGGCAGAGCGGCCGAGCCACCGGCTCAGCCTCCCGATGTCCCTTCCGTAGGAATACCACCGCACGTCCCCCCACGGTTCTTTGGGTTCCCCAAGCCGTATGCGCATCGCCTCTGGCGCTACGAGGAGGGAGGACTCGAAGGAGAACCCAAGCGAGGCCGCGGCCTCTACGACGTTGATGTACTGCATGCGCGTAGACGCGATGCAGACCGTCTCGAACTGAAGGGGGGGGGAGATAGGCAACGGTTTCAAAGGGGCAACTCGGGTACGGAAGAGATCACCACGCGGTCCACCCTCCGTCCACAATCAGATTTTGACCCGTCACGTAGCTGGAAGCGTCTGAGCATAGATAGATCAGCGCCCCTACCATCTCTTCCGGCCTACCCATCCGGCCCATCGGCGTTCGCGCCGCGTAGTTCGATGTGAAGGCCTCGTTCTGACCGCTTTCCACCCCTCCAGGCGTGAGGGAGTTCACGCGGATGCCATGCTGCGCCCACGTCGTCGCGAGGTAGCGAGTCAGGGACACTACGCCCCCTTTCGACGCCGCGTACACCGCCGGAGTGTTGATCTCTTGCCCGAGGTATTGGGACCCCTCATAGATCCGGCTATCTGGCCCTACCACCCCGTAGATAGACGCCGTTTGCACGATGGCTCCGCCGGCCCCCTGCGCTATCATCTGGCGGCCAACGGCGCGGGCCATCCAGAACAAACCGTCCAGGTTGACGCTCATGATCTTTCTCCACTCCTCTACTGCGTAATCCTCCGTCGGCGCGAAAAATGCTTCTAAGTCGTTAGACTTTGACGCAGCATTGTTATGGAGGATGTCAACGCGTCCTAACTCGCTCGCTACGAGTCGAACCGTGTCGTCCACGGCGGCAGGGTCACTCACATCACAGCCCACCCCTACCGTTCGGACACCGAAACGCTCCCGCAGAGAATGAGCCGCCTCAATGGCGGCTTCCTCCTGAAGATCGACCACCGCCACTGATGCGCCGTATTCAGCGAGGCCTGCGCAAAAGTGCGTACCGAGCAACCCGCTCCCGCCGGTTACGAGTGCCACTTTGCCGGTCAGGTCGAATAGTCCTCGATAAGATTCAGTCATAGCTGCGGGTATCTCTCGACTCGTAAAGAAAGCGGACCCACTCTGCATCAAGCGGCGAATCGACATCTACGGACCGCTCTTCAGGCATTTCGTACAGTAGCGTGTCTGGGTTGAAGGGAGACTGCCAGTTTGTTAGCCCCTCGCGCGTCCATACGTACACAGAAGCGTTCATGTCGAAGCAGGCCGGAGCGTCCTGCCGGCGACTAACGGACGAATCTAAACGCTTGCTCAGTTGCACGTGCCCGGCAGCGTCCAACTCGACGAGGTTGAAATATGGAGACCGACGAGCAGGCATCGCCGTAATGACTTGAGAAACACCCCGGGTTTCAAGAAGGCCGACGGCGCCAACAATGTCAGCAGGGACACGCAGCGGTGAGGTTGCATCCAAGTCTACAAGCGTGTCGTAGTGCATGCCGGTCTCTGCTTCTGCCGTTTGCACAGCGTGCTGGATAACAGGGACTTTGGGCGCGCGGTCGGTAGCGAGATGACCCGGCCGCTTGATGATTACCTCGGCACCCCACTCCGAAGCGACTTGGAGGATCGCTTCTGAATCGCTGCTCACTGCTACGACTCCGAACAAGCCACTGGCGAGCGCCTGCTCGATAGAGTGCGCCAGGAGAGGCTTCCCTCCTAGATCCATGAGGTTCTTTCCCTCAACGCCTTTCGAGCCGCCTCTGGCGCAGATAGTACAAAGTCTAGTCATCGGCTAGGGATCGGCGCGGGCGCGCTCAGTGAGAGGGGACGTAGCGAGGACTCTACTTCAGCGACAAGGTCCAGCACGTCAAGGGCTTCTTCTGCCGTGCAGGCATCCCCACCTCCTGCCAAGATCGCCGCGTGTTGGGCACGGTACGTGTCGTCCCGACCTACTTCGAACAGAGTCCTCACGCCGTCCTCTTGGATATACCCCTCCGTAAGGTTGAGTTCAAGTGTACGGGCGTCTGTGTTAACCAGTACGGAACGGCGCCCTACGCGGTCGAGGTAATTGAGGTGGACGGTCGCCACCGGGCACTTCTCGAACGAAGCCAAAATCCCTACGGCGTCCTCGGTATTGATTTCCAAAGAGCTAAGGTGGCCGCCGCGCGCTTCAGCTTGCTTCCACCCCCCCAGGATCCAGTTGAGATAGTCCAACTCGTGACTAAGGTCCCGAAGCACCCCCCCGCCCTCCTCCTTCCGCGCGGAGTACGTGGTGCGGTAGTCCCGATTCGGGCGCCACAATGGGAGGTAGTGACCTACATACGCCTGCACCGATAGAACGCGCTCGCCACGAAGCCGCTGGCGTAAGTGCTGGACGCCCGGATGGAAGCGGAGGTTGTACGCGACGTAGCACGCACTGAACCCGTTCGGCGGGAAAGAGCCAGGCTGGTTGAATAGAGGCTTTTCTACGAGGAGAACGCCCTCGAATCCACAGGTTACGAGTTCCTTGACGGTCCGCCGATGCTCCTCCGTCCGGTTGGCGATAACGACGTACTCCGGATGGTGCTCGCGGATGGCTTGTGAGAGCGCGCCGTATCGACGGGAAACGTCGACCGGCCTTCGGCTCACGACGCCTACATCGTGACCATCCTCTTCGAGGATGCGAGTATGCCGCGCTCCGATAGAGCCGTACCCCACGACGAGCGCCCTCATGCGAACACCTCATCGAAGTGCCCATTCGCGCGGTGAAAATCCTCCGGCTGGCCAATGTCCATCCAGTACTCCCGGATTGGGAACGCCGCGACGGACCTCTGCTCGCTGATCAGTTGAGTGAAGAGGTCTGGCATATCGAACCTCTCGCCGGTCGGAATTAGCGACAGCGCGCTGGGATCTAGCACGTAGACGCCGCCATTGACGAGGTACCGCTCGGTCGGCTTTTCGCGGATATCCACGATGGAGTGCTCCTCGATATCGATCACTCCGTAGGGCACCTGCATTTCGTACTCCCGAACGCACATTGTAGCGGCGGCTCCGTTTTGTGTGTGGAAATCCAAGAGTTGGGCGAAGTTGAGCCGTGTGAGGAGATCTCCGTTCATGACGAAGAAAGGCGCCTCTGGCGTCTCCGGCAAAAGCGAGAGCGCGCCGGCGGTGCCGAGGCGCTGCTTCTCGCGGAGGTACTCGATCTGAACTCCCCACTGGCTCCCGTCCCCAAAGTGCTCCTCGACCTGCTCGGCGAGGTAGTTCACCGAGAGGTAGAACCGGCTGAACCCGTGGCTAGCGAACGCTTCAAGGATGGTCTGAAGGATGGGCTTGGGCCCTACGCGAAGCAGCGGCTTCGGGGTGTCGTTGGTTAGCGGCCGGAGCCGGGTCCCGAGCCCCCCGGCCATCAGGACGACAGCGTTGGGCTTTGGCTCGGGGCTTAAGAGGTCGTCCAATACCTCAAGGCCAACCACACGCCCCCGGAGGTCCACGCGGGGGATTTGGTGGAGCCGCTTCCGGCGCATCAGCGCGAGGAGCGCGTCCGGGTCGTCGCTCTCCTTCGCCGTCGTCGGGTTCTGGTTCGTAGCGCCTGCAACGTCGTCGTCGAGCGATACCCCGCTTAGGATCGCACGGCGGACGTCGCCGTCGGTCACGGTTCCGAGAAGCCGCCCCTCATCGTCAACGACGAGGGCGATCTGGAGCGCCGCGGCATCGATCACGCGGACGGCCTCGCGGACGGTCGCCTTCGGGCTGATGAGGGTTTGTTTCCAGTCTCGCATAGGTCAGAGGGGAGAGCTACAGGGTACGCCCTCGCCAGAGGCTCTACTTGTAAAACCGGATGGGTTCGTCCGCGGCGAAGTCGCGGGAGACCTCGCGGCCTACGGCTTCCCAGAAATCCATGGGAGAGATCCCCCCGCCCGGACGCTTCGTCGTGATGGCCTCCTCGGTCAGCACCTCGCCTCTGGCGAGGGGACGGGCGGCGACGATGCTCTTACGCACGACGGAGACGTTTTTGGCCTCTACCGCCGTGGGCCGTTTGCCCGGCTTGCCAAGAGCAAGAGCGGTCTCACGGATCCCCTGCACCATCGCGGCGAGCTCGCCGGGTTCTAGCGAGGCGGCGTGGTCCGGGCCGGGCAGCGTGCGGTCCAAGGTGAAGTGCTTCTCGATGACCGTTGCGCCGAGCGCCGCCGCGGCTACGGGGACCGTGATGCCCTCTGTGTGGTCGGAGTAGCCCACCGGCAGACCGAAGGCGTGCCGGAGCGTCCCCATCGCGCGGAGGTTGACCTCCGCCAGAGGCGCGGGGTATTCCGTGGTGCAGTGCAGCAGCGTGACGTGCTCACGCAGGGCGGCTTGGCCCTCGCCAGAGGCGAAGGCGTGGCGGAACGCCTCGCGCGAGGGCGCAGCCGCCTCTGGCGCCGAGAGCCCGAAGGCGATCACGCCGAGGGCGTCCTCGACGTCGCCGAGCGTGCACATTCCCGTCGAGACGAAAAGCGGGAGCCTCTGGCGGGCGACGCGGAGCAGGAGCGGCGCGTTGGTGACCTCGCCTGAGGGGACCTTCAGGCGAGGCACGCCCAGCTCGCGGACGAGGAGGTCCACGCTAGCCAGGTCGAACGGCGTAGACAGGAACTCAATGCCGTGCTGCCGGCACGCCTCTTGGATTCGCTCGTGGGCGCCACGGTCGAGTTCCAGCTTCCGGACCATCTCCAGCTGCGACTCCGCCGAGCCCGTCGTGGCGGTTTGGTAGGCCGCCTTCGGAGCCGAGGCGCTGACGATCGCGTCGGCCCTGAAGGTCTGGAACTTCACGGCGTCGGCGCCCGCTCGCGCGGCCGCCTCCACGAGTTCGATCGCGCGGTCTACGGACCCGTTGTGGTTGACGCCAGCTTCAGCGATGATGTACACGCTCACGGGTGGTGGGGGAGGTCGTAGAACGGACGGGCGAGGACCCCCTCGCCCAGGGGGAGCGTGCGGAGGTGCTCGACGATGGCGCCAGAGGCCCCGCCTCCCCCGTATGGGGAGCGCACGGTGGCGAGCCGCGCCTGCACCTCGTCTCCGAGCGCTTGGCGGATCGCGGCTTCGATGGCGTCGGCGTTCTCGGCGCAGTCGAGGACCGATTCGGCCCGGGGCCGGCCTTTTTGCCGGTCGCCGATGTTCACCGTCGGGACACCGAACGACGGCGCCTCGGTAATGCCGCTCGACGAGTTGCCGATCACGGCGCTGACGTGGCGGAGCGCGCTGAGGTAGCGAATTTGCCCGAGGGAGTCGACTAGCTTTACGGAGTCCGGGCGGGCATCGGCGTACGCCTGTAGCAGTTCATTGACGCGCCTCCCGTCGGTGTCCGCGTTGCTCTTCGTGATAAGGACGTGCGCGTCGGGGAAGCGGTCGAGCGCCTTTGTGAGCGCGGCGACGGGCGCCTCCACGCCGCCAGAGGCGAGCGTCGCGGGGTGGTAGGTGACCAGGAAGGCGGGCGCAGCGAGGGAGAACCCGCCGAGCGAGGCCTCTAAGTCTTCGCGCGAGAGCGCCTCGGTTTGGAGCACGTGGTCCAACCCCGGCGCCCCCACGTTGAACACCCGCTCCGGCGACTCGCCGAGTTGGATCACGCGGCGCCGGAAGTCCTTGGTCGCGGTGAAGTGGTACGTCGCCATCTTGCTCACGCTGTGGCGGATGGCCTCGTCGAAGGCGCCCTCGGTTGTTTCGCCGCCGTGAATGTGCGCGATGGGAATTTTCGCGACGAGTGCTGCCTGCGCCGCAGCGAGAACCTCGAACCGGTCGCCCAGCACGACGACGACGTCCGGTGCCAGCCGCGCGAACGCGTCGGCGAATCCGATCACGCCCAAGCCGATAGATTTCGCGACGCCCACCGCCGTGTCGCTGGAGAGCAGGGATTCCACGCGCTCTGAGATCGTAAAGCCGTCGGCCTCAATGGTGCCCGCTGTGGCCCCGAACTCCGGCGAGAGGTGCATCCCCGTCGCGGCGATCTGAAGGTCGAGCTCCGGAGCATCGGCGATGCCCCGGAGCACCCAGTACATCAGCCCGTATTCCGCCCTTGAACCCGTGACGACGCACACTTTACGCATGGTCCGACACCAAGAACGCGCTGCTAGGGATGTTGATTAGCCGCCGCACGATGCCCCTGGCGACGGAGAGGTCCATCGACGGGGAGCCCGCGTACATCGGGAGGCTGGACATCAGCGACCAGACGGGCCGCGTCATGATCCCGGCGTCGTTGGTGGCGGCGAGGACTGCGTCGCGCTCATCCTCCCGGCCTCTGGCGAGCAAGAGTGCGCCCAACCAGTAGTTGCTCGTGCTCTCCGGTGGCTCCTCCACGAACTGGACATCCTTCACGCCCGCGAACGCCTCGGAGTAGCGCGAGGCGAGCTCCCGCTTGGAAGCCAAGAACCCGTCCAGCTGCTCCACCTGCGCGCACCCCAGCGCGGCGTTGATGTTGGGCAACCGGTAGTTGTACCCCACGTGGTCGTGGTGGTAAGCCCATCGGTGGGGTTGCTTCGCCGTCGTAGTGAGGTGCTTGGCGAGGTCCGCCAGAGCCTCGTCGTCGGTGATAAGCGCGCCGCCGCCGCCGGTCGTAATGGTCTTGTTGCCGTTGAAGCTCAGCGTCCCCACGCGCCCGATGCGGCCGGTGTGCACGCCGCGGTACATCGAGCCCAAAGATTCCGCCGCGTCCTCCACGAGCGCGATGCCGTACCGCTCGCAGACTTCCGCCAGAGGCCCGAGCCGGACGGGGTGCCCGAACGTGTGCATCGGCACGGCGGCGCGAATCACGCGGCCCGTCTGGCGGTTGACGCACGCGCCATCGCGCACCTCCGCGATCCCGGCGAGGTAGTCCTCGAGCGCGTCCGGGTCCATCCCCAACGTGGCCTCCTCGCTGTCGGCGAAGTGCGGCGTGGCGCCGCAGTACGCTACGGCGTTCGCCGTGGCTACAAACGTCAGCGCAGGGATCAGCACCTCGTCGCCCCGCTCAACGCCCACCAAGCGGAGCGCGACGTGGAGTGCCGCCGTCCCGTTGACGACCGCCACCGCTCGCCGCGCGCCCGTCACCTCGGCGAGCATCTGCTCAAACCGGTCGACGTACTTCCCCGCCGACGACACCCACCCGGTGTCGATGCACTCCTTAACGTACTCCCACTCGTTGCCGGCGAACCTTGGCTCGTGCAACGGGACGAACGCCTCTGGCGAGCCGAGGACGCCCTGGAGCGTTTCTAGGACGTCGCCC carries:
- a CDS encoding sulfotransferase, with the translated sequence MTSIILLSDKSSGSSAVQREFLRAGARTLGSTPHMEEETLYWMKAAAVLEMEQPAMRYSRDVPYTRSRARAELEYLLRENVPGFSIPSDHEALVLDGWRALCEAYAPALFEKSPHHLHSRSALSLMRRASCELSDVEFRFVGLVRNPVDTLYSMWSRWRYVPEVREREWVRAYGNLLRFKDDMGDSLRVVRYEDIASDPAELDSLVAFALGVGQEPDSRLHTRSVQKWREDSRFGYQPSEAVLRMGERFGYDRPSMINPPRAGWAIYSNATRAFRVGQQALARLRGRVQ
- a CDS encoding glycosyltransferase, yielding MICFFPGILCLYKSIIYNSQLESFKLVVLSRGLSANNESTLRQLPGVRVINLDKLDGLGAGTGLNAKKMFNMNKLYLFGLDEYEKLVYLDADMLCLGDLRPLEHIEPWAMAPDYGQNVGASVGQRMMFNTGVMVLRPCKETFGNLVKTLRGMRFGHFADQAVINKYLNDDSVPVECLHPKWNLIISNKHINKKMYSDIMKSGVKFMHFTKIKPWAIGRGLLVEKTSSKVYLHAKDRLLRWRFKEEIALWKSADASMRIETASSAV
- a CDS encoding SDR family oxidoreductase — encoded protein: MTESYRGLFDLTGKVALVTGGSGLLGTHFCAGLAEYGASVAVVDLQEEAAIEAAHSLRERFGVRTVGVGCDVSDPAAVDDTVRLVASELGRVDILHNNAASKSNDLEAFFAPTEDYAVEEWRKIMSVNLDGLFWMARAVGRQMIAQGAGGAIVQTASIYGVVGPDSRIYEGSQYLGQEINTPAVYAASKGGVVSLTRYLATTWAQHGIRVNSLTPGGVESGQNEAFTSNYAARTPMGRMGRPEEMVGALIYLCSDASSYVTGQNLIVDGGWTAW
- a CDS encoding cytidylyltransferase domain-containing protein, with protein sequence MTRLCTICARGGSKGVEGKNLMDLGGKPLLAHSIEQALASGLFGVVAVSSDSEAILQVASEWGAEVIIKRPGHLATDRAPKVPVIQHAVQTAEAETGMHYDTLVDLDATSPLRVPADIVGAVGLLETRGVSQVITAMPARRSPYFNLVELDAAGHVQLSKRLDSSVSRRQDAPACFDMNASVYVWTREGLTNWQSPFNPDTLLYEMPEERSVDVDSPLDAEWVRFLYESRDTRSYD
- a CDS encoding Gfo/Idh/MocA family protein, yielding MRALVVGYGSIGARHTRILEEDGHDVGVVSRRPVDVSRRYGALSQAIREHHPEYVVIANRTEEHRRTVKELVTCGFEGVLLVEKPLFNQPGSFPPNGFSACYVAYNLRFHPGVQHLRQRLRGERVLSVQAYVGHYLPLWRPNRDYRTTYSARKEEGGGVLRDLSHELDYLNWILGGWKQAEARGGHLSSLEINTEDAVGILASFEKCPVATVHLNYLDRVGRRSVLVNTDARTLELNLTEGYIQEDGVRTLFEVGRDDTYRAQHAAILAGGGDACTAEEALDVLDLVAEVESSLRPLSLSAPAPIPSR
- a CDS encoding nucleotidyltransferase family protein, producing the protein MRDWKQTLISPKATVREAVRVIDAAALQIALVVDDEGRLLGTVTDGDVRRAILSGVSLDDDVAGATNQNPTTAKESDDPDALLALMRRKRLHQIPRVDLRGRVVGLEVLDDLLSPEPKPNAVVLMAGGLGTRLRPLTNDTPKPLLRVGPKPILQTILEAFASHGFSRFYLSVNYLAEQVEEHFGDGSQWGVQIEYLREKQRLGTAGALSLLPETPEAPFFVMNGDLLTRLNFAQLLDFHTQNGAAATMCVREYEMQVPYGVIDIEEHSIVDIREKPTERYLVNGGVYVLDPSALSLIPTGERFDMPDLFTQLISEQRSVAAFPIREYWMDIGQPEDFHRANGHFDEVFA
- the neuB gene encoding N-acetylneuraminate synthase, with the protein product MYIIAEAGVNHNGSVDRAIELVEAAARAGADAVKFQTFRADAIVSASAPKAAYQTATTGSAESQLEMVRKLELDRGAHERIQEACRQHGIEFLSTPFDLASVDLLVRELGVPRLKVPSGEVTNAPLLLRVARQRLPLFVSTGMCTLGDVEDALGVIAFGLSAPEAAAPSREAFRHAFASGEGQAALREHVTLLHCTTEYPAPLAEVNLRAMGTLRHAFGLPVGYSDHTEGITVPVAAAALGATVIEKHFTLDRTLPGPDHAASLEPGELAAMVQGIRETALALGKPGKRPTAVEAKNVSVVRKSIVAARPLARGEVLTEEAITTKRPGGGISPMDFWEAVGREVSRDFAADEPIRFYK
- the neuC gene encoding UDP-N-acetylglucosamine 2-epimerase, with product MRKVCVVTGSRAEYGLMYWVLRGIADAPELDLQIAATGMHLSPEFGATAGTIEADGFTISERVESLLSSDTAVGVAKSIGLGVIGFADAFARLAPDVVVVLGDRFEVLAAAQAALVAKIPIAHIHGGETTEGAFDEAIRHSVSKMATYHFTATKDFRRRVIQLGESPERVFNVGAPGLDHVLQTEALSREDLEASLGGFSLAAPAFLVTYHPATLASGGVEAPVAALTKALDRFPDAHVLITKSNADTDGRRVNELLQAYADARPDSVKLVDSLGQIRYLSALRHVSAVIGNSSSGITEAPSFGVPTVNIGDRQKGRPRAESVLDCAENADAIEAAIRQALGDEVQARLATVRSPYGGGGASGAIVEHLRTLPLGEGVLARPFYDLPHHP
- a CDS encoding LegC family aminotransferase, translating into MSAAPVQRPASGARGSLAGDVLETLQGVLGSPEAFVPLHEPRFAGNEWEYVKECIDTGWVSSAGKYVDRFEQMLAEVTGARRAVAVVNGTAALHVALRLVGVERGDEVLIPALTFVATANAVAYCGATPHFADSEEATLGMDPDALEDYLAGIAEVRDGACVNRQTGRVIRAAVPMHTFGHPVRLGPLAEVCERYGIALVEDAAESLGSMYRGVHTGRIGRVGTLSFNGNKTITTGGGGALITDDEALADLAKHLTTTAKQPHRWAYHHDHVGYNYRLPNINAALGCAQVEQLDGFLASKRELASRYSEAFAGVKDVQFVEEPPESTSNYWLGALLLARGREDERDAVLAATNDAGIMTRPVWSLMSSLPMYAGSPSMDLSVARGIVRRLINIPSSAFLVSDHA